The following is a genomic window from Prunus persica cultivar Lovell chromosome G7, Prunus_persica_NCBIv2, whole genome shotgun sequence.
CTCGTGAAACTTCGACCTAAGtttgaccaagaaaaaaagaatatgggCGAATGCACGAATAAGGCCCAACGACTGCGGTGGGCTTACAAACAGACCCCATGGTCCAAACTCCCACCCTAATATATAAGCAGTCAGGGCTTCCCGGTTAGTTTGTCACTGTCTTTCTCGCGCTCTCTCAAAGTTCAAGCTCCGGAACCAAGAAGGTGTGTGCTTGATCcgcatcttcttctttatctttcaTAGCACTTTTGGTCTTTTAGTCGTAGCTCTTATATGAACTCCTTTCGTTGTTCTTGTTTACATTTATTAAAGAATTTTTTGAACTTGCCCTTTAGGGTTTCTTGAATTTGATCTATTGTCTGAGTAAGGTTACTGTTGAGATATTTATGACGATGAAAATGCAATTAGGCCAAACTCAATATGGGCATAAATGTGTTAAGTGATTTTCGGTGAAGAATTTACAGAATTTGCTGATAATTTTGTTGATACCATGGATTTTAGGTCTAGcacttttgttaatttatcttttttaatttaaaaaaagaaaaaagatatatcCTTTGTTTGTGTaatcaatttcatttcatggGACTGTTTTATAGATGACTTTTTTAGCACCTTTTTAGGGCTGGAATCAAGTGTGTGTTAGATGCTTATGTAGACCTGTAGATGGCATCCTCGTTACTTAAAAGTGTTGTAAGTTCACTCACAGCACAATATGTTGCTGCAGAAGGAGGTTGGAGAGGTGTTCATATCTTAACAGAATTGTTTGTATGATGTCAGATGCCATCTTATTCACCTAGGCATATGGTAGGATCGTTTGGGATATTGCCTTTTGACTGATGAGCTTTCTAACTGATAATTGGGTGCCTTTTAGATCAGTTTGGTTTAGTTAGCTATTCCTTGAGCTATGCAATCAGTTGAGTGGCAATCTGCTTTTCTtaaacatttctttttctctggtGTTTGTACATGGATTGAAAAGTCTGtaaaaaatttgttgtctATTGTTTTCTTCATATATGGTGTCAGCGTTACTATTAACTGAGTTAATAATCTGATACCAACAAACTAGGATTGTTTGCTTGGatgggcttgttttaaaagTCACTCAGTTCTGCTCAGAATGTATTCGGGGGGTTTTGTTCTGCCAAGATTGGTTGATGTATCTGTCCTCTACAGTAGCTCTGGTTTTGCGAATCCTTACTAAATGTATTCGTCTTTCGGTGGCTTGTGTTTATGTGTTGTTACATTTGTGTTcgtttactttattttcttgactGTATGAATTTGTTTTAACATTTGATAACATTTCAGGAGGTGTAAGAAGTTAAGATTTAGGATAGAGAAGATGAGTGGAGGGGGAGAGAAAGGGACAGGAACCACAAAAACTCCTGCAGATTTCCTTAAATCAATTCGTGGGCGACCAGTTGTTGTTAAACTGAATTCTGGTGTTGACTATCGAGGTCCGTTTCTGTAATCCTTTTTTCATGCCTataggtttttcttttcttgtattCTCAcgactttgtttttgtttctggtGTTGATTCAAGATGCAGGGATTAGCCCTTTTGATGACTTAATTTTCTTATGCAGGTATTCTTGCTTGTCTTGATGGTTATATGAATATAGCGATGGAACAAACGGAAGAATATGTCAACGGACAGTTGAAAAATAAGTATGGTGATGCTTTTATTCGTGGAAATAATGGTAATGTTCTATGAATTATCTTGTTATATTGCTCGTAGTGTTGTTACCTTGGTTAATAGAATAAttggaatttatttttctgttttggcaTTGATGCAGTTCTGTACATTAGTACGACGAGGAGGAATTTAGCAGATGGTGCATAGCATAGTATTGTGATGTTGTCAACCCATGTAGAACATCTCTACTGTCATGCTTAATGCAATTGTGTTGTAATGTAAAACCTACGTGGAGCTTTTTATGAGAAGGAAGTAGAACTAACTACCCTACTcacatttttttgaaaaatatttggtCTTGAATGAGTGAAGAAATTATCTGAAGACTGatgattaattattattatgatgAATGCTTGTCATATTCTCACCGAAGCCTGGCTTATCTTGGGAATGCTTGATGATGATTCATAAATCGTAGTGAATTTGTTACAAGGGCTCTAGTTGTTTTAAGATCACTGTCAGTACTAAAAGGTTTACATAAAACACAGAGCAATAGAAAATGTGCTTTGCTATACTTATGTTTGAGAGACAAACTATGCATAAGGTTATAACGTTTTCAGTAGCCGTAGGTAGCATTGAAGCTCAATTCGGTGGTTGTTCAACAGCATAAAGCTGAACATGCCAAAAATCTCATACTCCTCATCTATTTGAAATCCCTCCAATGGGGCTTACAAGAAAAACGATAAAGGAAGTGATGGTGAGAGGCCAAGTCAATAGCCTCAGTCAGAAATCATATGCTTATTACGTTTACTTGACACCCCTACCCCACAAAAGAAACAGACGATTCTCGATACgtttaaatttaattgataaataaaaaagatacgATAAATCATTCTTCAATTGATACATTTTGCTTTGAAATGCCAGAGGTCATAAGAAACTTGCACGCCGACCTGAGATTGGTCCCAGCTTTGCTGCTACCACCTTACTCACCAACAACTTCCATTTAGCTTCATCTTTCTTGGTCTGCTGCTGCATTTTTTCCTTGAAATGCCTGAAACCACAGAGAGTAATTATGCAAAAATCATTTCAATCATAGTGCCGCATGGCATCCATATTACTAGCAGCAACACCAAAGTCCCACAGGATTTCTCATGCTTACCTACACAAAGGGACCTTGCATGAATCTGGCTCATCACAAATACGAGAATGCAGTTCAAGAAGCTGCCACATGCGCTTGCAGTGAGCACATCCACCAGGTACCCGGGTTTTACAGCTGGAAAAATGACGAACTAAGGTCTCAAGCCCCTTGCAAGCAGGAAAATCACAAGCAACCTGGCTTCCTCTGAACACCTTGTCACGGGGACCTATGGTCCTACATCCATCCTTGCATATGTGAAGAAGGGCTTCCATTGCCTCGTACAGTTGCACGTAcacttttctctcttcctttttcttcaacctctcttctttcctctGGCACAAAAAAGTTGAATCTAAGATCCCAAATTTAAAGGAGTGAACTAAAAGAGTACTGATGACTTTACACTTGCATAAACATTCAATtagatacaaaaataccacCTTGTTGAAAATGTaaaagattttctttttacaaaacaaaaatgtatcTCCCCCACCATCCCACCCCCGCCCCACAAACCATACAGAGGTAAGGTAAAATctttgaaaaaggaaagagaaaccAGCTTACAGAATCTGCTTCAACGACAGACTCTAGCAGCTCTTGTTCAAGTGCAGGATTAACTTGCTTCATCACTTTCCAGCCTTCAGTTGATGATATGGCTTTAAAGTCCTTCACAACCATACGAACACAAATTAAGGAGAGACGTGGTGCATCACAGTTCCTCGCCAATTGAAGCACATCAACCACGTTTTCTTTGCTTAGCCATCCTTGCTCAAGAAGATATATACAAACTCTTTTCAGTGATGGAACTGAGTAGGAGTGTGACAAAACCAACAATTGGAGaacaaatttcttcatctctTCCTTTTCATAGCTGCATAAGACACACAAGAAAATATTGTAAGGAATTTTGCTAAAATAAACAATTAATCATTGGAAGGGGATAGCTTACTGAACAACATAATTCCAACATACCAGGATGAGTAAAGAAAACGAATGAACGTGTAGACAGCTTCATAAGGTACCCCAGGGATCTTAATGTATCTCATGCcatttttaacttttgattGCTGCAAGAAATTACCTAGCACCGGTGATGCAATGCTCTGCACATTCaatataaaaggaaaaccTTTAAGCCACATCCAGAAATTTGATTGAGGAATTTCTAGTGATGCAATTATGGGATCAATTCAATTAACTCACCAGAACACTAAAATGAGCTGGAATATATGATTCATCCTCGGAGAAAATATAGACATCAGCACCATATCCATCTTTAAAAAGCTTGTCCCAGGTATCCATTGTTTCCTTTGGGACAGAGCAACTCCGTGAAAGCCTTTTGAAATATTTGTTCCATGAATAGATTTTACTAGGGACAGGAGGAGGAGGTTTTGGGATATTATGGTTATAGGACACAGAAGAGGTTGGGTCTTCCAGAACAGGTAAAATTTCGTCCGGAATCTCTCCCTCTATACGTATATTGAAAGATCCACAAAATGAATCGCTAGGTGAGGATGGCCAGGGTGAGTCAAGAGTAGGTGAAGCCATTGCTATTGTAGTTTGTCTAAAATAACTATATAAAAAACAAGTATGGATAGAAGATCTgcacacaaagaaaaaaagagcttATGAAAAATGCAAGAATAGTTTTGAATGTTGTAGAACACAAATGGAATTAGATCATAAATGCACCAATTATATTAATATGAAACAGTGCATGGAATACTTCTCGTACAATACTTATGCAACAGAAGATAGCTGGGCATCAGATCTATTTATAGGTGTCTGTGGCCTAAATGGTATCTCATGGTTGGATCAAAACATAAATATCCCCTTGGGAAGGAATGCCAACAACTGCTAATGAAAGAAGCAAAAGACTTCAAAGTgccaaagaggaaaagaatCATTAACAAGAAGCCTTCTTGGCTTGTAGACCAGTTCCAAAGTTACTTGAGAAATGGAGGAACCTCTAACATGCCTAACTTAGAGTTTAGAAATTTCTTTTGTCCCAATCTCAAACCATCGATGCAGGAAAGATATGCTCCCAAAACTAGAATTACTGCTAAAAACTTTGCCACAGTTTACAGGAAACTAGGCATCCACCAAGGGAGAGACAAATgtaaaagcttttaacttcaaCCGTAAGTCTAGAGCTAATGTCATATGCTTAATTTGAACCAACTTTGAGAgctgatttatttattattcacAGTAGACATATAGAGTTAGGCGTACATGTAGTCTTAATGCCCTGTTTTTGgttatcaataaaattcaagaaaattcaagaaaatcaGGAATCATACCttcaatatataaaaaagcaaACCTTCTCACAAAAATTCGAGATTTGCGCCGATCTTCCCCACAGTCCTATCACTGGTGCTAGAAATACATTCAATTccgaagaaactgaaacaaagaaattgacaaaatattaaaattcagAATAAATCCTCACAGGAATTATGTAGTATTCTGCTCAGGCAGTCATCTACTCAAATTCAAAGCAAAAGTTTGAACTAAAATCGTCAAGgatcaaaatctgaaaataagaaaactttcCACATAAAGACTGTTTGTTAggtgggaaaagaaaatattattcaGAGCACCTgaaatgaagaagagaaattgaaggaTATCATATAAGTGATGAGAGCGGTGGAATTGGATGAAGGAGTAGTGTTGAGTTGAGTTGAGAGGcagagcagagagagagagagctggtATAGTCTAGAATGCAGAGGAGAGCGCGATGGACGTGTGTCTTCTCCTAAAATATATACGAGTGAGTGgaaacatacatatatatatatttattgctcattattaattttcctttgctttcctttttgtCTATGTTTTATTATCTGTCGCTCACGAGAAATTGGTTTCTCTGTCTCTCCCCCTGGATATTTTTATCTAAACAAAGCAGAGCAAAGCAAGCATGCCAATTTTGGTATTAAGATTCCATCGTCGGAGTGAAGTTGATAATACAAGTGGTGTGGAAGTGGATACAAACACACAGAGACTGAAATGGTGATCAATCGAGAGACTGAAGTGGAAGTGGATCATAGCGTCAACGCAAGGCCTGCCATGTCTGTCTATGCCCATCAGCCCATGGCTATGCAATGCAAAGTAAACATTGTAACAGAAGAGAGTGTAGTTATGTAGATATTAGAGATTATTATATTTGGAATTCCCAGTTAATGAATTAAACCAACACTACTTCTACTTATTAAGAGTCTTACACTTACTCTCAAATCTAATTAACATGTTTATTTATGATattggaaataaaataaaataataacgaGCGATATGGACGGATGGATGGGGTTGCTGGGCTAGGTTTAGGTGGGGGGagtgtttttctcttttcacaGAGCACttaggaaaggaaaagaaaggaaaaaaagcaaATGTGGGACCGTCTTATAATGCCCATACGATCATCCGTTGTGTGGAAATTTTTTAAGCAATAACAGATTGACACGTGGATGAGTTGATAGAGAGACAGAATTTAGAAACACAAagggagagatagagagagaaagtgtgGACGGCcaaggaaagaagagagagaaaggaataAACGAGGAGAAAAGGCcaaggaaaggaaagggaCGGTGATCGTCTGTACTCTGGTCGGAAAGCTACTAGTTTGCTTGTTTGCTTGCATGGGAAAGATCAAATATGTGATGTGGAAGATGGGCCCCACCTCAACCAACCTTTTCTCATTTCTTTTAGGTTTACTCGTGTGGCCCGTGGCCCTCcttcatttattattttttttggggtggggGAAAGAGGAGATTGTCCATTATCCATATTTTAGTACAgatgatttatatatattattatttttttggcctAAAGTACAGATGATTTATAAGCAATATTAAAAATGAAGCTCACCTCCCTAAAGACGAACCaaaaattaattgggaaaaggaaaaaaataaaaagaaaaaagacgacccataaaataaaacccacCTGAGCAAAGAGAAAAGCCCATACTTcttgtcttttgtttgtttagttCAGACTGACCATCGTTTTAGCAAGAAAGCTATGTGCGTGTGGGGGAGGGGAGAAGT
Proteins encoded in this region:
- the LOC18771396 gene encoding sm-like protein LSM36B — protein: MSGGGEKGTGTTKTPADFLKSIRGRPVVVKLNSGVDYRGILACLDGYMNIAMEQTEEYVNGQLKNKYGDAFIRGNNVLYISTTRRNLADGA
- the LOC18771808 gene encoding BTB/POZ and TAZ domain-containing protein 3, which codes for MASPTLDSPWPSSPSDSFCGSFNIRIEGEIPDEILPVLEDPTSSVSYNHNIPKPPPPVPSKIYSWNKYFKRLSRSCSVPKETMDTWDKLFKDGYGADVYIFSEDESYIPAHFSVLSIASPVLGNFLQQSKVKNGMRYIKIPGVPYEAVYTFIRFLYSSCYEKEEMKKFVLQLLVLSHSYSVPSLKRVCIYLLEQGWLSKENVVDVLQLARNCDAPRLSLICVRMVVKDFKAISSTEGWKVMKQVNPALEQELLESVVEADSRKEERLKKKEERKVYVQLYEAMEALLHICKDGCRTIGPRDKVFRGSQVACDFPACKGLETLVRHFSSCKTRVPGGCAHCKRMWQLLELHSRICDEPDSCKVPLCRHFKEKMQQQTKKDEAKWKLLVSKVVAAKLGPISGRRASFL